A stretch of the uncultured Desulfobacter sp. genome encodes the following:
- the nifH gene encoding nitrogenase iron protein, giving the protein MRKVAIYGKGGIGKSTTTQNTVAGLVEAGKKIMIVGCDPKSDSTRLMLNGLAQKTVLDTLREEGEDVELEDVRKEGYGGTLCTESGGPEPGVGCAGRGIITSINLLEQLGAYDEEQNLDYVFYDVLGDVVCGGFAMPIREGKAQEIYIVVSGEMMAMYAANNICKGIVKFAQSGGVRLGGLICNSRMVDNEEEMIQQLAKKLGTQMLHFVPRDNMVQQAEINRKTVIDFAPEHPQADEYRALSKKMDENELFVIPTPLEIEELENMLIEYGIAS; this is encoded by the coding sequence ATGAGAAAAGTAGCAATCTACGGAAAAGGCGGCATCGGCAAATCCACTACAACCCAGAACACTGTTGCAGGACTGGTGGAAGCCGGTAAAAAAATCATGATCGTGGGATGTGACCCCAAGTCTGACTCCACACGTCTCATGCTCAACGGCCTGGCCCAGAAAACCGTTCTGGATACCCTGAGAGAAGAGGGTGAAGATGTTGAACTTGAAGACGTAAGAAAAGAAGGATACGGCGGAACGCTTTGTACAGAGTCCGGCGGACCCGAACCCGGTGTTGGTTGTGCAGGCCGCGGTATCATCACCTCTATTAACCTGCTGGAACAGCTGGGTGCCTATGACGAAGAGCAGAACCTGGACTATGTATTCTATGATGTTCTCGGCGACGTTGTTTGCGGTGGTTTTGCAATGCCGATTCGTGAAGGTAAAGCCCAGGAGATCTATATTGTTGTATCCGGCGAGATGATGGCCATGTACGCTGCCAACAACATCTGTAAAGGTATCGTGAAATTTGCCCAGTCCGGCGGCGTCCGTCTTGGCGGTTTGATCTGTAACTCCCGTATGGTTGACAACGAAGAAGAGATGATTCAGCAGTTGGCCAAAAAACTGGGTACCCAGATGCTTCACTTTGTTCCCAGAGACAACATGGTTCAGCAGGCTGAGATCAACAGAAAAACCGTAATTGATTTTGCTCCCGAGCATCCCCAGGCAGACGAATACCGTGCATTATCCAAAAAAATGGACGAAAACGAACTGTTCGTTATTCCCACACCGCTGGAAATTGAAGAACTGGAAAACATGCTCATTGAATACGGGATCGCTTCATAA
- a CDS encoding GNAT family N-acetyltransferase, with translation MEIIIKDARPVDVDLMLPLIAQQFVIEQGMEFNYGDQARGLRLMLDGCGKHRAVKVAWMNDTIVGMCTAQAQISMVQGNINAVVNDLIVDRKCKKKEVATLLLSAIEDWALNKGIKSISLLAKKDDRDSLEFYDKANWQRTPLICLVKSLN, from the coding sequence ATGGAAATTATTATCAAAGATGCGCGTCCGGTCGATGTGGATCTCATGTTACCTCTGATAGCCCAGCAGTTTGTAATAGAGCAGGGTATGGAATTTAATTATGGGGATCAGGCCCGGGGATTGCGGTTGATGCTCGACGGATGCGGAAAGCACAGAGCCGTGAAAGTTGCGTGGATGAATGACACAATTGTTGGCATGTGTACGGCCCAGGCGCAAATTTCAATGGTTCAGGGTAATATTAATGCCGTGGTGAATGATCTGATTGTGGACCGTAAATGTAAAAAGAAAGAAGTTGCCACGCTTTTGTTGTCAGCCATTGAAGACTGGGCCTTAAATAAGGGTATAAAATCCATTTCCCTGCTTGCAAAAAAAGATGATCGGGATAGCCTTGAGTTTTATGATAAGGCAAATTGGCAGCGCACCCCATTGATCTGTCTGGTTAAATCTTTGAATTAA
- the modC gene encoding molybdenum ABC transporter ATP-binding protein, whose amino-acid sequence MQLDVELKKRFKDFTLDVAFSLSSSRTGIFGPSGSGKSTIMNLLSGLDLPDSGVIRLGDTVLFDAKKKINLKPDQRNVGVVFQHAHLFPHMSVKKNIFYGYKRVKAAHRQIDPDGLFKVLGVTQLLSRDVSTLSGGERQRIALARTVLSNPRLILMDEPLSALDEGYKFQIIPYLRNVFDNYGIPMIFISHSVLEMRMMTDEVLVIEKGRIQQRSAAEELVKKSWGSGLESYVNLLHLGGASPYKDLFLYKWGDAHLILTEPAEGQENLFELDSRDILLFKRHPEATSARNLLECTVTNIYSSGNRVRVELVCGNEYLIAQIVPESVYELGIENGATVVAAIKASAFKKIF is encoded by the coding sequence GTGCAGTTAGATGTTGAATTAAAAAAAAGGTTTAAGGATTTTACTCTTGATGTTGCTTTTAGTCTGTCCTCTTCACGGACGGGGATTTTCGGTCCGTCAGGGAGTGGTAAATCAACAATTATGAATCTGCTGTCCGGCCTGGACCTGCCGGACAGCGGGGTGATTCGATTGGGTGACACCGTCCTTTTTGATGCAAAGAAAAAAATTAATTTGAAGCCGGATCAACGTAATGTGGGTGTTGTGTTTCAGCATGCCCATTTGTTTCCCCATATGAGCGTTAAAAAAAATATTTTTTATGGATATAAACGGGTCAAAGCGGCACATAGACAGATTGATCCTGATGGTCTTTTTAAGGTGCTTGGGGTGACGCAGCTTTTGTCCCGGGATGTATCCACGCTGTCGGGCGGAGAGCGGCAGCGCATTGCCCTGGCCAGGACGGTGCTGTCAAATCCGCGGCTCATCCTCATGGATGAGCCGCTTTCGGCGTTGGATGAAGGGTATAAATTTCAGATTATTCCCTATTTGAGAAATGTTTTCGACAATTATGGAATTCCCATGATTTTTATCAGTCATTCAGTGCTGGAAATGCGGATGATGACCGATGAGGTTCTGGTGATCGAAAAGGGGCGTATTCAGCAGCGCAGTGCGGCCGAAGAACTGGTGAAAAAATCCTGGGGCAGCGGTCTTGAAAGTTATGTCAATTTGCTTCATTTGGGTGGTGCTTCGCCCTATAAAGATCTGTTCCTTTATAAATGGGGGGATGCTCATCTTATTCTTACAGAACCGGCAGAGGGTCAAGAAAATCTTTTTGAACTCGATTCCCGTGATATTCTTCTTTTTAAACGGCATCCGGAGGCAACAAGTGCTAGAAATCTTTTGGAATGTACTGTGACAAATATTTACAGCAGCGGAAATCGTGTGCGTGTGGAGCTTGTCTGTGGTAATGAATATCTGATTGCCCAGATTGTTCCCGAGTCAGTATATGAGTTGGGAATCGAAAACGGTGCCACGGTAGTGGCGGCGATAAAGGCATCGGCGTTTAAAAAAATATTTTAG